The DNA region aagttcagttttctctgtagcatctgatggagctgcagctgatgaAGAGGCTGACTGAGCTGCATGAAGGAAACTACTGGagatgatggagaggaggaggaactgctCACAACTCGGACTTGGATTAGACCCTTTGGCTCTTTGAGATCTTCCACCAGGCAGGAAGTGAGTTAGAAATGAAGTGTGCAGAGCAGGAAGTCCAGCCTGCTGTGGACCTCTGGcatctctgggtttgtttagccaatatctgctgcagcatctagaatcatcatcatcattaataatAGTAGGATATTCTATAGAAACAAAGTTCCCAGCAGCAGGTTATTAAATGCTGCCACAGAGGAAACTGggagcagaaaccaaacacatGATGCTCCCAGTTCTGTCTCCGTTCATCTGCTGGATTTGATGCTTTAACAAAGTAGAAAGTGGACAGTcgtcaacctgctgcagctaaaagcttcagattgttctggtcgtcctgcagagcagcagcagaaccggtcctgctggaccgggtcagaacctctCAGACTGTTGATTTGAGaggaactgggacaaactggttgGAAGAGGGAACCATGTCTCTGCAGTGGTCTGTCCATCGTCTCAGAGGAACAAAGGTTTGGATGTCAGAAGAAATTGTTGCTAAACTCCTAAAGAACTGAATACCAAAACccctggaggagacggagcgtttgggtccagcagcattttcatGGTGAAGCAGTGAAAGTTCTCCCAGTAAGTAGAAGAGTCTGGGATGTCTAAAGAGTTGAAGCTCATGTCTCTCCAGGTCTTTATGGAGGACAGCTAACAGCTTCAACAAGAGCTGCAGCTGTCCTGGATGGTctgaatgtttagatgtttgaatGGCTGAAATAGTCCAAAGGATGAAGGAAGAAGTTTAAGGCCCAAAACTTCCAGAAGCAacttaaagaaagaagaagaaacaggaggacAATATTGCTGAATCAGCattcacacaatgaaaacatctggactcACCGAGCCTTTCTGCAGTTCCTCACAGCTGGAAGGAGTCTCAGTCGTCCTGATGCTGATGTGTTGTACTTCTCCAGGTCCAACTCATCCAGAACCTCTGACATCTGCAGAATGAAGGCCAGAGCTGAACAGTCAGTCACTGAGAGCTCCTTCCCTGAATCCAGCAGCCGTTGGATCTCCTGATAAAATGAGAGATCGTTCATCTCCATCAGACAGTAGAAGATGTTGATGCTTCTGTCAGGAGAGATTCTACCAGTGTTCATCTCCTTCAGGTTGGTGATGATTCTCTGGATGGTTTCTGGACTGTTCTCTCTCTGACCCAGCAGATCTTCTAAGAGGTTCTGGTTGGACTCCACAGTGAGACCATGAAGGAAGCGGACAAACAAGTCCAGGTGGCCATTTTTACTTCTGAGGGATTTCTCCATGACTTTCTTCATGAACTCATCTAGAGATGTTTCTCTGTATTCTTCTCCCAGGAACGTCTGGATCACCTCTGAGTTCCTGCCAGTGAAGCAGTGGAGCATGTAgactgcagccagaaactcctggatGCTCAGATGAACAAAGCAATAGACTGAGACGTTGCGCATCCCTTTCtcctttttaaacatctgaGTGAACACTCCTGAGAACAACGCAGCATCTTTGATGTTGATCCCGCACTGTTTGAGGTCTTTGTTGTAGAAGATCAGGTTTCCCTTCAGCAGCTGGTCAAAAGCCAGTCTTCCTAAAGACTCAATCAGCTTCCTATTCTCTGGTTCTTCTTCATACTTGTCCTCCTTGATGGTGAGCTGAATCAGCAGGAACTCTatgtacatctcagtcagggTCTTGGGCAGCTCTCTTCCAACTCTGATCTTCATCACATTCTCCAGAACAttagcagtgatccagcagaagactGGAATGTGACACATGATGTGGAGACTTTTTGATTTCTTGATGTGGGAGATGATCCTGTCGGCCTTCTCCTTATCATCACTGAATCTTTTCCTGAAGTATTCCTCCTTCTGGGGGTCAGTGAACCCTCTGACCTCTATGACCCTGTCAATAGACTTATCTGGGATCAAACTGGCTGCAGCAGGTcgtgtggttatccagaggagagcagagggaagcagtttccccatgatgaggtttgtcagcagaacatccagTGAAGTTGACTTTTTAACATCAGTCAGGACTGGATTCTTCTTGAAGTCCAGACAAAGTCGACTCTCATCCAAACCATCTAGGATGAAGAGAACAtggaactttttaaagttgcagATTCCTGCATCTTTAATATTGTCAAAGAAGTGATGAATCAGTTCCACTAAACTGAAAGCTTCTTCTTTCAAGTtattcagctctctgaaagtAAATGGAAATATGAAGTCAATGTTCTGGTTGGTTTGGccttcagcccagtccagagtgaacttctgtgttaacattgttttcccaatgccagccactcccATGGCCATCACTGTTCTGATCCGTTGCTTTCTAGCAGGGTTGGGTTCAAAGATgtcttccagttttatttttgttccttgATTACTGGATGctgtttcaatctgtctgacctcatgttcCTGGTTGACCCCTCCAGTTCCTCCTTCCAAGATGTAGAGCTCTGTATAAATatcattcagaaatgttttctctccacGTATTGCAATGACTTCACAGATAGATTCGAAGGCATTCTTTAGAGACTCTTTGAGGTCATGTTGACATCGATCATCAAAATCTgaacaaagagataaaaacacaagatgaaaCACTTGACCAAAGTAAgattcaaatgattgaattTCAATTTGATTGTTTCTATATCAGGATGTTTAAACAAAGATCTCATTCCAATTATAGACCATGAGGAGGATTTCGTTTGGAAGAAACTGTCATGATGGACATTATCAGGTGTGAGGCAGATGCTGAGGACCCAGGTAGCAAATGAAGAAAcaatgatttaatgatgaatacaga from Gambusia affinis linkage group LG13, SWU_Gaff_1.0, whole genome shotgun sequence includes:
- the LOC122842829 gene encoding NLR family CARD domain-containing protein 3-like, whose protein sequence is MAQHQEVNFEEKLFQVRIEFVERVSEEILNQLLDRLEKDGIFKCSEKEEILQKNQTRANKARGTIDAVRMKGQRASRLMIKHLDFIDPTLSKQLNLSSNSSDLDFDDRCQHDLKESLKNAFESICEVIAIRGEKTFLNDIYTELYILEGGTGGVNQEHEVRQIETASSNQGTKIKLEDIFEPNPARKQRIRTVMAMGVAGIGKTMLTQKFTLDWAEGQTNQNIDFIFPFTFRELNNLKEEAFSLVELIHHFFDNIKDAGICNFKKFHVLFILDGLDESRLCLDFKKNPVLTDVKKSTSLDVLLTNLIMGKLLPSALLWITTRPAAASLIPDKSIDRVIEVRGFTDPQKEEYFRKRFSDDKEKADRIISHIKKSKSLHIMCHIPVFCWITANVLENVMKIRVGRELPKTLTEMYIEFLLIQLTIKEDKYEEEPENRKLIESLGRLAFDQLLKGNLIFYNKDLKQCGINIKDAALFSGVFTQMFKKEKGMRNVSVYCFVHLSIQEFLAAVYMLHCFTGRNSEVIQTFLGEEYRETSLDEFMKKVMEKSLRSKNGHLDLFVRFLHGLTVESNQNLLEDLLGQRENSPETIQRIITNLKEMNTGRISPDRSINIFYCLMEMNDLSFYQEIQRLLDSGKELSVTDCSALAFILQMSEVLDELDLEKYNTSASGRLRLLPAVRNCRKARLGGCKLQKAECEVLASALKSNPDLTELEISEIFIDGGGDSDMKPVIEILESSVSKVKSLRLENCRLSETSWTSLFSALKSKPTHLTELDLSNTNLEDSVVKDLCGFLQTEGCRLERLRLKDCSLSKISCDYLASALKSNSLHLKELDLRGNDLKDSDVHQLEDLVENVQ